In the Enterococcus saigonensis genome, one interval contains:
- a CDS encoding glycoside hydrolase family 2 protein has product MSKNVYPRPQFAREQWQNLNGSWQFAFDDNNVGLHEKWYQKHDFDQEIQVPFVYQAKLSGVATRDIHDVVWYEKLINCQKKAGKKTLLHFGAVDYEALVYINGNFVGRHQGGHTSFSFDITNYLVGDLQKITLRVEDPHLDEEIPRGKQFWEETSRGIWYTNSTGIWQTVWIEEVDEAHLENVFFTPELDNGSVTCRFVFSQAAVGDKLRIVISFKDQIIIEDEIHIIAKEMIRSFDVYQQKIFRTNFHDAGYTWTPENPNLFDVSLQLLKENIVVDEVVSYFGMRKVHTENGMVYLNNQPYYQRLVLDQGYWPDGLMTAPSDEDLIQDITLAKEMGFNGCRKHQKVEDPRFLYWADQLGYLVWGECASAPVYSEKAVTRLTVEWTEIVERDYNHPSIITWVPLNESWGVPEIHGNKQQQSFSVGIYHLLHALDKTRLVISNDGWEMTTTDICAIHNYSHGQADETQKYAHFKRSLADVDGLLNLPPGKWQTFASGFYYEGQPIMLTEFGGIGYKIGDQGGWGYTAVTNEEDFITDYDRIMSAVFSSTALWGFCYTQLSDVEQEINGLLTYDRKAKVDLAKIKAINLQYYPAQIHLAGNIN; this is encoded by the coding sequence ATGAGTAAAAATGTGTATCCGCGCCCACAGTTTGCCAGAGAGCAGTGGCAGAATTTAAATGGTAGCTGGCAATTTGCTTTTGATGATAATAATGTAGGATTGCACGAAAAATGGTACCAAAAGCACGACTTTGATCAAGAAATTCAGGTGCCTTTTGTCTATCAAGCTAAGCTAAGTGGAGTTGCTACAAGAGATATCCATGATGTGGTGTGGTATGAAAAGCTAATTAATTGTCAAAAAAAGGCAGGTAAAAAAACGCTTCTCCATTTTGGAGCAGTTGATTATGAAGCCTTGGTTTATATAAATGGAAATTTTGTTGGTCGACACCAAGGTGGGCATACTTCTTTTAGTTTTGATATTACGAACTATTTAGTAGGTGATTTACAAAAAATTACCTTACGTGTAGAAGATCCGCATCTGGATGAAGAAATTCCACGAGGAAAACAATTTTGGGAAGAAACATCACGAGGAATCTGGTATACCAACAGCACCGGTATTTGGCAAACTGTGTGGATAGAGGAAGTAGACGAAGCTCATCTTGAAAATGTTTTTTTTACACCAGAATTAGATAACGGAAGTGTGACTTGTCGTTTTGTCTTTTCACAAGCTGCGGTGGGAGATAAATTAAGAATCGTTATTTCGTTTAAAGATCAAATTATTATTGAAGATGAAATACACATTATTGCAAAAGAAATGATTCGCAGTTTTGATGTTTATCAACAAAAAATATTTCGCACCAACTTTCATGATGCGGGCTATACTTGGACGCCAGAAAACCCTAATTTATTTGATGTATCTTTACAGTTATTAAAAGAAAATATCGTAGTAGATGAAGTAGTGAGTTATTTTGGGATGCGAAAAGTCCATACCGAAAATGGCATGGTGTATTTAAACAATCAACCTTACTATCAGCGTTTGGTTTTAGATCAAGGGTATTGGCCAGACGGACTAATGACGGCTCCTAGCGATGAAGATTTGATTCAAGATATTACTTTGGCAAAGGAAATGGGATTTAATGGTTGTCGTAAACATCAAAAAGTAGAAGATCCTCGCTTTTTATATTGGGCAGATCAACTAGGTTACCTTGTCTGGGGTGAATGTGCATCAGCACCTGTTTATAGTGAAAAGGCTGTGACACGTTTAACGGTTGAGTGGACTGAGATTGTTGAAAGAGATTATAATCATCCTTCGATTATTACTTGGGTTCCACTAAATGAAAGTTGGGGTGTGCCGGAAATACACGGTAATAAACAACAACAAAGTTTCTCAGTGGGAATTTATCACCTGTTGCATGCTTTAGATAAAACTCGCTTGGTGATTTCAAATGATGGCTGGGAAATGACAACCACAGATATTTGTGCGATTCACAACTACAGTCATGGACAAGCAGATGAAACACAAAAATATGCCCATTTTAAACGGTCCTTAGCTGACGTTGACGGTTTGCTTAATTTGCCGCCAGGAAAGTGGCAAACATTTGCTAGTGGCTTTTATTACGAAGGGCAACCTATTATGTTAACTGAATTTGGCGGTATTGGTTACAAAATTGGTGATCAAGGAGGTTGGGGCTACACAGCGGTAACAAATGAAGAAGATTTTATTACCGACTATGATCGCATTATGTCAGCCGTGTTTTCTTCTACAGCATTATGGGGTTTTTGTTACACGCAACTTTCAGACGTAGAACAAGAGATTAATGGTTTATTAACGTACGATCGCAAAGCTAAAGTTGATTTGGCTAAAATTAAGGCAATTAATTTACAATATTATCCCGCTCAAATTCATTTGGCTGGAAACATTAATTAG
- a CDS encoding carbohydrate ABC transporter permease produces the protein MKKRNTSKIIAFVFLIAMAIIWLIPLLYGIFTSFKSESELMTEGFKFMPIEWVLTNYQELLVNNTSTPLVKWFMNSMLISVSHTLLVLVVVSFSAYAYSRLNFKGKNGLFSFLLATMMFPSVVNLIPLYKIVDLLGWVNTPLAMIVPGAAGVFNIFLVKQFMDNIPKDFDEAARIDGAGELTIFTKIILPLIKPVLLVVALFSFTGSWNDFLWPSIVFNDIEKMPITSGLQLLQGMYQAQPTLLMAGALVAIIPTFILYLFAQKYFLQSMSLSAGVKG, from the coding sequence ATGAAAAAACGAAATACATCTAAAATAATCGCTTTTGTCTTTTTGATTGCAATGGCGATTATCTGGCTAATTCCACTACTCTATGGCATCTTTACTTCATTTAAGTCTGAATCTGAACTTATGACAGAAGGCTTTAAATTTATGCCAATTGAATGGGTATTAACCAATTACCAAGAATTACTTGTGAACAATACGAGTACACCATTGGTTAAATGGTTTATGAATTCGATGCTTATTTCTGTATCCCATACGTTATTAGTTTTGGTAGTAGTTTCTTTTTCTGCCTATGCCTATAGTCGTCTAAACTTTAAAGGTAAAAATGGCTTGTTTTCTTTCTTATTGGCCACCATGATGTTTCCTAGCGTTGTAAATTTGATTCCTTTGTACAAAATTGTCGATCTCTTAGGTTGGGTTAATACGCCTTTGGCCATGATTGTTCCGGGCGCAGCAGGGGTCTTTAATATTTTTTTAGTAAAACAATTTATGGATAATATTCCCAAAGATTTTGATGAAGCAGCTCGAATTGACGGTGCGGGAGAATTAACTATTTTTACTAAAATAATCTTACCGCTAATTAAGCCGGTTTTACTAGTAGTCGCACTTTTTTCATTTACTGGTTCTTGGAATGACTTCTTATGGCCGTCTATTGTCTTTAATGATATTGAGAAAATGCCAATTACATCTGGTCTGCAACTTTTACAAGGGATGTATCAAGCGCAACCGACTTTACTAATGGCAGGTGCTCTTGTAGCGATTATTCCCACTTTTATCTTGTACCTTTTTGCACAGAAATATTTCTTACAATCAATGTCGTTATCTGCCGGTGTGAAAGGATAA
- a CDS encoding carbohydrate ABC transporter permease, with amino-acid sequence MAKKQGNNKILPWLFLAPHLIIFTIFFLIPVVFGIYISFTDWDLFNSPTFIGLGNYKELFFDTDSTFYEQLRIGLKSTFLFVLISVPFCIIVPLLLAAALNTKTWLSKIFQSIFYMPSLFAISAVVIIWTLIFNVNYGPINTLTGSETPWTGTQPYAWIALVVVTVWWTIGGNMIIYQAALNGISKDYYEAADIDGATSWQKFIKITLPAIRGQILYTLVMTTIAQFNIYGQPLMLTGGGPNNSTRVLLMYIQQNAFGSGQSIAGMASAMAVILGICIMIVSAIQFKFLRK; translated from the coding sequence ATGGCAAAAAAACAAGGCAATAACAAAATATTACCTTGGCTCTTTTTAGCTCCACATTTAATTATATTTACAATTTTCTTTTTAATACCTGTAGTTTTTGGGATTTATATCTCTTTTACTGATTGGGATCTTTTTAATTCACCAACTTTTATTGGTTTAGGGAATTATAAAGAATTATTTTTCGATACGGATTCAACTTTTTATGAGCAACTTCGAATTGGTTTAAAAAGTACTTTCTTGTTTGTTTTAATCTCGGTACCGTTTTGTATTATTGTGCCGTTACTACTGGCAGCAGCATTGAATACAAAAACATGGTTAAGTAAAATTTTTCAGTCTATTTTTTATATGCCGTCATTATTTGCTATTTCAGCTGTAGTTATTATTTGGACTTTGATTTTTAATGTTAACTATGGTCCGATAAACACATTGACAGGTTCTGAAACTCCTTGGACAGGCACGCAACCTTATGCTTGGATTGCTTTAGTTGTTGTAACAGTCTGGTGGACAATAGGAGGTAATATGATCATTTACCAAGCCGCATTAAATGGGATTTCAAAAGATTATTACGAAGCAGCTGATATTGATGGTGCTACCTCTTGGCAAAAATTTATTAAAATTACATTACCAGCTATACGTGGGCAGATCTTATATACATTAGTCATGACGACAATTGCACAATTCAATATTTACGGGCAGCCACTAATGTTGACCGGAGGCGGACCTAATAATTCAACCCGCGTACTTTTAATGTATATTCAGCAAAATGCTTTTGGTTCTGGACAATCAATTGCCGGGATGGCTTCGGCTATGGCAGTCATTCTAGGAATTTGTATCATGATCGTTTCAGCAATTCAATTCAAATTCTTACGCAAATAA
- a CDS encoding extracellular solute-binding protein, producing MKAKKIASVLLLAGACLAVMTGCGKGSSNSSSGGSNSKEITFWNPFTGADNSNLKKMIDEYNSTNPDFKIKNVSLKEGDMYAKIPTVVNSGKNIPDLNIVHAERIKQYKDNDMLETYDDILADFSDINEKNYVAEAWKLGEIDGKRYSLPLDIHNWGTYYNKELLEKYAPNALEDNILTIDEIKEAGEKAKSDKIRGVAVTWVKPNVLSLMKQEGGQLTEDGTNPTLDTKAMEAALGTWADLYKEGVTTKDGEDPTQLFLAGKLLFFPEGIWMKNNIKDAKFEWGLTNSPQISDDPTKIVNWASSHQFVMFKNKDRSAEKTKGIMEFINWLRTNSLEWAKAGQNPATLAITEEAEYKEMPQSFFLNTPAEQASLSIFDYKYNGYVSEYLDAHGFDTIFGKVSIKDTTSGMQKEVVDKIKKDSSNK from the coding sequence ATGAAAGCAAAAAAAATTGCAAGTGTTTTATTGTTAGCGGGAGCTTGTTTAGCCGTCATGACCGGTTGTGGCAAGGGAAGTTCTAATTCGAGTTCTGGAGGTTCTAATAGTAAAGAAATTACTTTTTGGAATCCATTTACCGGTGCTGATAATTCTAACTTAAAAAAAATGATTGACGAATATAATAGCACGAATCCGGATTTCAAAATTAAAAATGTATCTTTAAAAGAAGGGGACATGTATGCCAAAATCCCGACAGTAGTTAATTCTGGTAAAAATATCCCTGATTTAAATATTGTACATGCAGAAAGAATTAAACAATATAAAGATAACGATATGTTGGAAACTTACGATGATATTTTGGCTGATTTCTCTGATATTAATGAAAAGAACTATGTTGCAGAAGCCTGGAAATTAGGGGAAATTGATGGCAAGCGCTATAGTTTGCCACTAGATATACACAATTGGGGGACCTATTACAACAAAGAATTACTGGAAAAATATGCACCCAATGCTTTAGAAGATAACATTTTAACAATTGATGAAATTAAAGAGGCTGGCGAAAAAGCTAAATCCGATAAAATTCGAGGAGTAGCAGTTACTTGGGTAAAACCAAATGTCTTATCTTTAATGAAACAAGAAGGTGGGCAACTAACTGAAGATGGCACGAATCCAACGTTAGATACTAAAGCGATGGAAGCAGCATTGGGCACATGGGCAGACTTGTATAAAGAAGGTGTCACAACAAAAGACGGAGAAGACCCAACGCAATTATTCCTAGCTGGTAAATTACTTTTCTTCCCTGAAGGTATTTGGATGAAAAATAATATTAAAGATGCAAAATTTGAATGGGGTCTAACAAATTCGCCTCAAATTTCAGATGATCCAACGAAAATTGTAAACTGGGCTTCATCTCATCAATTCGTGATGTTCAAAAATAAAGATCGTTCCGCGGAGAAAACAAAAGGGATCATGGAATTTATTAATTGGTTGCGAACAAATTCGTTAGAATGGGCTAAAGCTGGACAAAATCCTGCAACACTTGCCATTACAGAGGAAGCTGAATACAAAGAGATGCCACAATCTTTCTTTTTAAATACACCTGCAGAACAAGCATCATTGTCTATTTTTGACTACAAATATAATGGTTACGTATCAGAATATCTAGACGCCCACGGTTTTGATACAATTTTTGGCAAAGTATCAATTAAGGATACAACTAGTGGTATGCAAAAAGAGGTCGTTGACAAAATTAAAAAGGATTCGTCAAACAAATAA
- a CDS encoding ArsR/SmtB family transcription factor: MQLDLSKDSLPVLEALASNTRMEIIRFIGSGKKSIGEIAQHLKMSNAITTRHVQKMEDAGLLRSERGIGSNRNKKMVFLKVDDIHISFPEKIYQEFKLHTTDLKIGHFVDFSVSPTCGLATTKNVVGKADDPKYFMDAQRVDASLLWFSEGFVEYKIPNLLKEDQDPELLEISFEIASEFPLSNNIWPSDISIYVNDLKVAVYTVPGNFSDTRGRYTPDWWDDNFSQYGLLKHLRINKLDTGIDGQAYSEITINDLGLTKSPFITLRFAVESDAKNKGGLTLFGKGFGNYNQNIRINSYYLDKK, from the coding sequence ATGCAATTAGATTTAAGTAAAGATTCACTGCCTGTATTAGAAGCTCTCGCTAGCAATACTCGAATGGAAATTATTCGATTTATAGGAAGTGGTAAAAAAAGTATTGGTGAAATTGCACAACATTTAAAAATGAGTAACGCAATTACGACCCGGCACGTTCAAAAAATGGAAGACGCCGGATTACTTCGTTCTGAAAGAGGTATTGGTAGTAATCGAAATAAAAAAATGGTCTTTCTCAAAGTTGATGATATTCATATTTCATTTCCCGAAAAGATATATCAGGAATTTAAATTACATACAACCGACCTTAAAATTGGCCATTTTGTCGACTTTTCCGTTAGTCCGACTTGCGGCTTAGCAACCACAAAAAATGTTGTCGGAAAAGCGGATGATCCCAAATATTTTATGGATGCTCAACGTGTAGACGCGAGTTTACTTTGGTTTTCAGAAGGATTTGTAGAATACAAAATTCCAAATTTGTTAAAAGAAGATCAAGACCCTGAATTACTTGAAATCAGCTTTGAAATTGCCTCAGAATTTCCTTTGTCCAATAATATTTGGCCTAGCGATATTTCCATTTATGTCAACGACTTAAAAGTTGCCGTCTACACCGTCCCCGGCAACTTTTCAGATACACGAGGCCGCTACACGCCGGATTGGTGGGACGATAATTTCAGTCAATATGGTTTATTAAAACACTTACGGATTAATAAATTAGATACCGGTATTGACGGACAAGCCTATTCTGAAATCACTATTAATGATTTAGGACTCACTAAAAGCCCGTTTATTACTTTGCGTTTTGCTGTTGAATCTGATGCCAAAAACAAAGGTGGACTTACTCTATTTGGCAAAGGGTTTGGCAACTATAATCAAAATATCCGAATCAATTCTTATTATTTGGATAAAAAATAG
- a CDS encoding LURP-one-related/scramblase family protein, producing MKELKFVKSTGVDRVYQVFAEEKEVYYLSEVLTLPTRKRYYLYQADGKELGEIKRKRYTMGYVDLPRLFLKLNAYNEISIVKDMKNFRTSYEIKGEGLTLSGVFLGDNFDIMRGSEKIATVQVIKENEAYTFTLHVLKENLETLIVGFMNLLIFVYDHENVNIK from the coding sequence ATGAAAGAATTGAAATTTGTTAAAAGCACTGGGGTAGATAGAGTATATCAAGTTTTTGCCGAAGAAAAAGAAGTGTATTATTTGTCAGAAGTTTTAACATTACCAACGCGAAAACGCTACTACTTGTATCAAGCTGATGGCAAAGAATTAGGGGAAATAAAACGTAAACGTTATACTATGGGGTATGTCGACCTGCCGCGGTTATTTTTAAAATTGAACGCTTATAATGAGATAAGTATTGTCAAAGATATGAAGAATTTTCGGACTAGTTATGAAATCAAAGGGGAAGGATTAACACTTAGTGGAGTTTTTTTGGGAGATAATTTTGATATTATGCGTGGATCAGAAAAAATTGCGACTGTCCAAGTGATAAAAGAAAATGAGGCATATACATTCACCCTTCACGTGTTAAAAGAAAACTTGGAAACGTTAATTGTCGGGTTTATGAATTTGTTAATCTTTGTTTATGACCACGAGAACGTGAACATTAAGTAA
- a CDS encoding GNAT family N-acetyltransferase produces MLDKSIPYKEVWMKRQLTRPILAATLPKGFSFQFYQKGDEKSWSEIETSVLEFENKAEAMNYFKQTFAPYQEKLVKQMLFVKDADGKKVATCTAWQKEILGQRYPLFHWLAVAPDYQGLGLAKALVARTLQLFQNIMSEDAAIYLHTQTWSHTAIGLYEKFGFTLMPDNLDGTCNPDYPQVIALLEQLKK; encoded by the coding sequence TTGTTAGATAAATCAATTCCTTATAAAGAAGTTTGGATGAAACGGCAATTAACACGACCTATCTTAGCGGCAACTTTGCCAAAAGGCTTTTCATTTCAGTTTTATCAAAAAGGTGATGAAAAATCTTGGAGTGAAATAGAAACAAGTGTTTTAGAATTTGAAAATAAAGCAGAAGCAATGAACTATTTTAAACAGACTTTTGCACCTTATCAAGAAAAATTAGTAAAACAGATGTTGTTTGTAAAAGATGCCGACGGTAAAAAAGTTGCAACATGTACAGCATGGCAAAAAGAAATTCTCGGACAAAGATACCCTCTCTTTCACTGGCTTGCAGTAGCTCCGGACTATCAAGGCTTAGGTTTAGCTAAAGCGTTGGTGGCACGTACCTTACAACTCTTCCAGAATATTATGTCAGAAGATGCAGCGATTTATCTCCATACACAAACATGGAGTCACACTGCTATTGGTCTTTATGAGAAATTTGGATTTACTTTGATGCCAGATAATCTTGATGGTACGTGCAACCCCGATTATCCACAGGTTATCGCTCTATTAGAACAACTGAAAAAGTGA
- a CDS encoding GNAT family N-acetyltransferase, translating into MEIRQFNSITKEHLTLLLDADPAEQIVRDYTKRGIAFEIRQEGNLAGVMVLLPTRPETIEIMNLAVAKPFRGQKLAQALLVHALWWSKEYGFRTVEIGTGSTGVEQLYLYQKCGFRMTHIERDFFVRYYAEEIIENGLVLKDMVRLAQDID; encoded by the coding sequence ATGGAAATACGCCAGTTTAATAGCATTACAAAAGAGCATTTGACTTTATTATTAGATGCTGATCCGGCTGAACAAATAGTTAGAGACTATACAAAACGCGGTATAGCTTTTGAAATACGGCAAGAAGGAAATTTGGCAGGGGTCATGGTTTTGTTGCCAACACGACCAGAAACTATTGAAATTATGAACCTAGCAGTTGCTAAACCATTTCGCGGCCAAAAACTAGCACAAGCATTGTTAGTTCATGCTCTTTGGTGGAGTAAGGAATATGGTTTTCGGACAGTTGAAATTGGTACAGGTTCAACGGGAGTAGAACAGCTTTATTTGTATCAAAAATGTGGCTTTCGTATGACCCATATTGAGCGTGATTTTTTTGTGCGGTATTATGCGGAAGAAATTATTGAAAATGGGCTAGTATTAAAAGATATGGTCCGATTAGCACAAGATATCGACTAA
- a CDS encoding oxaloacetate decarboxylase subunit alpha has product MTKQIRFMETVLRDGQQSQIATRMSTEDMLPIIKTMDEAGFHSLEMWGGATFDSCLRFLNEDPWERLRKIRKEVKNTKLQMLLRGQNLLGYKNYADDVVREFVMKSVENGIDIVRVFDALNDTRNLRTSIEACKEAGGHCQTAISYTTSDFHTVDYFVGLAKEMAQLGADSICIKDMAGVLTPATGFELVSRIKDSVSLPLEVHTHATSGISEMTYLKVAEAGADIIDTAISSFSGGTSQPATESVAIALSGLGFDTGLKMDKLEEIANYFNPIRDHFRKEGVLNPKVKDTEPKTLIYQVPGGMLSNLLSQLTEQGNADKYDEVLAEVPKVRADLGFPPLVTPLSQMVGTQALMNILAGERYKMVPNEIKDYVRGLYGKPPVAIKEEIKEKIIGDEAVITERPADLLAPQLPGFEEEIKEYAKSIEDVLSYAVFPQQAKDFLGRREDPFYDVPLQTVNVKIDVQ; this is encoded by the coding sequence ATGACTAAACAAATCCGTTTTATGGAAACGGTGTTGCGAGATGGACAACAAAGTCAGATTGCGACCCGGATGTCTACAGAAGATATGTTACCAATCATCAAAACGATGGATGAAGCAGGCTTTCATTCATTGGAGATGTGGGGAGGGGCAACCTTTGATTCATGTCTTCGTTTTTTAAATGAAGACCCATGGGAAAGATTGCGCAAAATCCGTAAAGAAGTAAAAAATACGAAGTTACAAATGTTATTACGTGGTCAAAATCTACTCGGTTATAAAAATTATGCAGATGACGTTGTACGTGAATTTGTCATGAAATCAGTTGAAAATGGGATTGATATCGTACGTGTTTTTGACGCGTTAAACGATACCCGCAACTTGCGTACATCAATTGAAGCTTGTAAAGAAGCTGGCGGTCACTGTCAAACAGCGATTTCTTATACTACTAGTGATTTTCATACCGTTGATTATTTTGTCGGTTTAGCCAAAGAAATGGCACAACTTGGTGCAGATTCCATTTGTATTAAAGATATGGCAGGGGTTTTAACACCTGCGACGGGCTTTGAACTTGTAAGCCGCATTAAAGATAGTGTATCACTACCATTGGAAGTCCATACCCATGCCACAAGTGGTATCTCAGAAATGACTTATCTAAAAGTTGCAGAAGCAGGGGCAGATATTATTGATACAGCGATTTCTTCTTTTTCTGGTGGAACTAGCCAACCAGCAACAGAATCTGTGGCAATCGCACTCTCAGGTTTAGGTTTTGATACCGGTTTGAAAATGGATAAATTGGAAGAAATTGCTAATTATTTCAACCCAATTCGCGATCACTTCCGTAAAGAAGGCGTATTAAATCCAAAAGTAAAAGATACAGAACCAAAAACATTAATTTATCAAGTTCCGGGTGGAATGTTATCGAACTTATTAAGTCAATTAACAGAACAAGGAAATGCTGATAAATATGATGAAGTTTTAGCCGAAGTACCAAAAGTACGAGCAGATTTAGGCTTCCCGCCGCTTGTAACACCACTTTCACAAATGGTTGGTACACAAGCGTTAATGAATATTTTGGCGGGTGAGCGTTACAAAATGGTGCCAAACGAAATCAAAGATTACGTACGGGGACTATACGGTAAGCCACCAGTTGCCATTAAAGAAGAGATCAAAGAAAAGATTATCGGTGATGAAGCTGTTATTACAGAACGGCCTGCAGATTTATTGGCACCCCAATTACCAGGTTTTGAAGAAGAAATCAAAGAATATGCAAAATCAATTGAAGACGTATTGAGTTATGCTGTCTTCCCTCAACAAGCCAAAGATTTCTTAGGGCGCCGTGAAGATCCATTTTATGATGTGCCACTTCAAACAGTAAATGTGAAGATTGACGTGCAGTAA
- the citX gene encoding citrate lyase holo-[acyl-carrier protein] synthase, translating to MSNYFQGKAVTLPEMLASREKRAALQHELLMKYPNASLLSATMNIPGPVKNTPALEKPFISLVETVRKELKDFFIIETNYFSRKTGLEFFLLAEISPELLKRKMVEIEEKHPQGRLVDLDVLWLDNNLLQSISRQDLGFPARRCLICSKDAKICGRARTHTIEEMQAKIASIIEQGKE from the coding sequence ATGTCTAATTATTTTCAAGGAAAAGCTGTTACATTACCTGAAATGTTGGCTTCTCGTGAAAAAAGGGCAGCATTGCAGCACGAGTTATTAATGAAATATCCAAACGCAAGCTTGCTTTCAGCAACAATGAATATTCCAGGGCCGGTAAAAAATACACCGGCTTTGGAAAAGCCATTTATTTCCTTGGTTGAAACAGTTCGTAAAGAATTAAAAGATTTTTTTATTATCGAAACAAACTATTTTTCTCGTAAGACCGGGTTGGAATTTTTCCTTCTAGCAGAAATTTCACCAGAACTACTAAAACGAAAAATGGTGGAAATCGAAGAAAAACACCCACAAGGTCGGTTGGTAGATTTAGACGTCTTATGGTTGGACAATAATCTGTTGCAGTCTATTAGTCGGCAAGATTTAGGTTTTCCTGCAAGAAGATGTTTAATCTGTAGTAAAGATGCCAAGATCTGTGGTCGAGCAAGAACACATACAATTGAAGAGATGCAAGCAAAAATTGCAAGTATCATAGAACAAGGAAAGGAGTAG